In a single window of the Rhizobium tropici CIAT 899 genome:
- a CDS encoding ABC transporter permease has protein sequence MDFVFLSSTMVTLLKAVPMTLLLFSLSILCGGLLALVIVAMRVSGNPILSGFAKGYIFVFRGSPLLIQMFLVFYGLAQFSIIRYSFLWPFLREPVVCAILSLALCTAGYSAEIFRGGIRAVSPKEIEAARSIGMSGFLLVRRIIAPIAFRHALPAYSTEIVLMMKSTALASLVTVWEVTGVAQRLISQTYRTMEVFICAAIIYLVLNFIILQAMALLEYSLSRHRRAIPPALKA, from the coding sequence ATGGATTTCGTTTTTCTTTCGAGCACGATGGTCACGCTGCTGAAGGCAGTGCCGATGACGCTGCTGCTCTTCTCCCTGTCGATCCTCTGTGGCGGCCTTCTCGCTCTCGTCATCGTCGCCATGCGCGTCAGCGGCAATCCGATCCTGTCCGGCTTTGCCAAGGGTTACATCTTCGTGTTTCGCGGCTCGCCGCTGCTGATCCAGATGTTCCTGGTCTTCTATGGCTTGGCGCAATTCTCGATCATCCGCTATTCGTTCCTCTGGCCGTTCCTGCGCGAGCCCGTCGTTTGCGCGATCCTGTCGTTGGCGCTCTGCACCGCCGGCTATTCGGCCGAGATCTTTCGCGGCGGCATCCGTGCCGTTTCGCCGAAGGAGATCGAAGCCGCGCGTTCGATCGGCATGTCCGGCTTCCTGCTCGTGCGCCGCATCATAGCGCCGATCGCCTTTAGGCATGCGCTGCCGGCCTATTCGACCGAGATCGTGCTGATGATGAAGTCGACGGCGCTCGCAAGCCTCGTCACGGTCTGGGAGGTCACAGGTGTCGCCCAGCGGCTGATTTCGCAGACCTACCGCACGATGGAAGTCTTCATCTGTGCCGCGATCATCTACCTCGTGCTGAATTTCATCATTCTGCAGGCCATGGCCCTGCTGGAATATTCTCTGTCCCGCCATCGCCGCGCGATACCGCCGGCGCTGAAGGCCTAA
- a CDS encoding ABC transporter permease: MASLQLLGFGSNGWGALLLVAALMTLAVTATALAIGAVLGAVIAFAKLSGSLVLKTLGNIYTTVFRGVPELLIIYLIYFGGSSAVTSIGKWLGYEGFLGLPSFAAGALAVGIISGAYQAEVFRGAYLAISKGELEAASAIGMHRGLRLRRIIIPQVFRFAIPGLGNVWQLSLKDSALISVTGLAELMRTSQVAAGSTRQYFLFFIAGGILYLVLTSLSDRIFNKAERHANRSMPAATIGQA; this comes from the coding sequence ATGGCAAGCTTGCAATTGCTGGGCTTCGGCTCGAACGGGTGGGGCGCGCTGCTGCTTGTTGCCGCCTTGATGACGCTTGCCGTCACGGCAACCGCCTTGGCCATCGGCGCCGTTCTGGGCGCGGTCATTGCCTTCGCGAAACTTTCCGGAAGCCTGGTGCTGAAGACGCTCGGCAATATCTACACGACAGTCTTTCGCGGCGTTCCCGAGCTTCTGATCATCTATCTGATCTATTTCGGCGGCTCGTCAGCGGTAACGTCCATCGGCAAATGGCTGGGCTATGAAGGCTTTCTCGGCCTGCCGTCCTTTGCCGCGGGTGCTCTTGCCGTCGGCATCATTTCCGGCGCCTATCAGGCCGAGGTTTTCCGCGGCGCCTATCTTGCCATTTCCAAGGGCGAGCTGGAGGCCGCGTCTGCCATAGGCATGCATCGCGGTCTGCGCCTGCGCCGCATCATCATTCCGCAGGTCTTCCGCTTTGCCATTCCCGGGCTCGGCAATGTGTGGCAGCTCAGCCTCAAGGATTCCGCTTTGATTTCCGTGACCGGCCTTGCGGAGCTGATGCGCACCAGCCAGGTCGCAGCCGGCTCTACCCGTCAATATTTCCTCTTCTTCATCGCCGGCGGCATTCTCTATCTGGTCCTGACCAGCCTGTCGGACCGCATCTTCAACAAAGCCGAACGTCACGCCAATCGCAGCATGCCGGCTGCGACCATCGGCCAGGCTTGA
- a CDS encoding transporter substrate-binding domain-containing protein: protein MKFSAILLSGVVAAAAFAAPAFAKDWKTATITLEGAYAPWNMTNADGTLGGFEPELAKVLCERAKIDCKLVASDWDGMIPALNAGKFDVIMDALSITDERKQVIGFTIPYAATPAAFATAKDSPLAKAAGTGTTIKMTPGQTGVKEIDVLKEAFKGKTIGIQAATVYAKFVYDNFGSIATIREYKTGADRDLDLQNGRIDLGFDDAVYFANAFASANDSLAFTGPEIAGSIWGEGEGLGIRQADTDLRDKFNEAIKSALADGTIKTLSMKWFKVDVSPN, encoded by the coding sequence ATGAAATTCAGTGCAATTCTCTTATCAGGCGTCGTAGCTGCCGCCGCTTTTGCCGCGCCGGCATTCGCCAAGGACTGGAAGACGGCAACGATTACCCTGGAAGGTGCCTACGCGCCGTGGAACATGACGAACGCCGACGGCACGCTCGGCGGGTTCGAGCCGGAGCTTGCCAAGGTTCTGTGCGAACGAGCCAAGATCGATTGCAAGCTCGTTGCTTCCGACTGGGACGGCATGATCCCGGCGTTGAACGCCGGCAAGTTCGACGTCATCATGGATGCGCTGTCGATCACGGACGAGCGCAAGCAGGTCATCGGCTTCACCATTCCTTACGCCGCGACGCCCGCTGCCTTTGCGACCGCCAAGGACAGCCCGCTTGCCAAGGCTGCAGGCACCGGCACCACGATCAAGATGACCCCCGGCCAGACCGGCGTCAAGGAAATCGACGTGTTGAAGGAAGCCTTCAAGGGCAAGACGATCGGCATCCAGGCTGCAACCGTTTATGCCAAGTTCGTCTATGACAATTTCGGCTCGATCGCCACGATCCGCGAATACAAGACCGGCGCCGACCGCGATCTCGATCTGCAGAACGGCCGTATCGATCTCGGCTTCGATGACGCCGTCTACTTCGCGAACGCCTTTGCCAGCGCCAATGATTCGCTCGCCTTCACCGGCCCGGAAATCGCCGGCTCCATCTGGGGCGAAGGCGAAGGCCTCGGCATCCGCCAAGCCGATACCGATCTGCGCGACAAGTTCAATGAGGCGATCAAGTCTGCGCTTGCCGACGGTACCATCAAGACCCTGTCGATGAAGTGGTTCAAGGTCGACGTCAGCCCGAATTGA
- the hutC gene encoding histidine utilization repressor has product MKRSGEMKRELAENDTAPLYAGVKQMILDRIHSGEWPPKYRVPSENELVVELGVSKMTANRALRELANEGELVRIQGVGSFVAERKGASALFEVRNIAEEIAERGHSHQATVIVLAQEAASPDVADALELGIGSPAFHSLIVHSENGVPVQIEDRHVHPDAAPDYLQQDFTDMTPNAYLSAVAPLSGSEHVVEAVMPQAWECKLLTILKTEPCLTIWRRTWSARGIVSTARLVYPGHRYRLESQSGKPSER; this is encoded by the coding sequence ATGAAGCGTTCCGGCGAGATGAAACGCGAACTGGCGGAAAATGATACCGCACCTCTCTATGCCGGCGTCAAGCAGATGATACTCGACCGCATTCATAGCGGTGAGTGGCCGCCGAAATATCGCGTTCCCTCCGAAAACGAATTGGTGGTCGAGCTTGGCGTCAGCAAGATGACGGCCAATCGTGCGCTGCGAGAACTGGCCAATGAAGGCGAACTCGTCCGCATCCAGGGTGTCGGCTCCTTCGTCGCCGAGCGCAAAGGAGCCTCTGCCCTCTTCGAGGTCCGCAACATCGCCGAGGAAATCGCCGAACGCGGCCATTCTCATCAGGCAACTGTGATTGTGCTGGCCCAGGAAGCCGCCTCGCCCGACGTAGCCGATGCACTGGAACTCGGCATCGGATCGCCGGCTTTTCATTCGCTGATCGTGCATAGCGAGAACGGCGTGCCGGTACAGATCGAAGACCGGCATGTCCATCCGGACGCCGCGCCCGATTACCTGCAGCAGGATTTTACCGACATGACGCCGAATGCCTATCTCTCGGCCGTTGCCCCGCTCAGCGGCTCGGAACATGTCGTCGAAGCCGTCATGCCGCAAGCCTGGGAATGCAAGCTGCTGACGATCCTGAAGACCGAACCCTGCCTGACGATCTGGAGGCGCACATGGTCGGCGCGCGGCATCGTGTCCACGGCGCGGCTGGTTTATCCGGGACATCGCTATCGGCTGGAGAGCCAAAGCGGCAAACCATCCGAGCGCTAG
- a CDS encoding Lrp/AsnC family transcriptional regulator codes for MTLAKYIPDDLDRRIIAHLRADGRASLSKLSDVLGVARGTVQNRLDRLIETGTLLGFTVRVREDYEEQTVHAVMMIEVVGKSTTQVIRKLRGLPEIYSLHTTNGNWDLVANIRATSLSDFDRVLREVRMIDGVANSETSLLLSSL; via the coding sequence ATGACGCTTGCCAAGTATATTCCCGATGATCTCGACCGGCGTATCATCGCTCATCTGCGTGCCGACGGGCGGGCTTCGCTCTCCAAACTGTCCGACGTTCTGGGCGTCGCGCGTGGCACGGTGCAGAACAGGCTGGACCGGCTGATAGAGACCGGCACGCTGCTTGGCTTCACCGTGAGGGTCCGCGAAGACTATGAGGAGCAGACCGTGCATGCCGTCATGATGATCGAAGTCGTGGGGAAATCGACGACGCAGGTCATCCGCAAGCTGCGCGGCCTGCCCGAAATTTACTCACTGCATACGACGAACGGCAATTGGGATCTCGTCGCCAATATCCGAGCGACCAGCCTGTCCGACTTCGACCGCGTCTTGCGCGAGGTGCGGATGATCGATGGTGTCGCAAACAGCGAGACCAGCCTTTTGCTGAGCAGTCTCTGA
- a CDS encoding ornithine cyclodeaminase → MSAPLPSERAFIPFVSVENMMRLVHHIGIETVLIELTDAIEADFRRWDLFDKTPRVASHSHDGVIELMPTSDGAVYSFKYVNGHPKNMAQGLQTVTAFGLLAEVSTGYPVLLTEMTLLTALRTAATSAMAAKHLAPANSRRLTLIGNGAQAEFQALAMKAVLGIEEVRLYDIDPRATEKTVRNLARTGLRLVPCTSAQAAIEGADIITTCTADKQFATILTDNMVGAGVHINAIGGDCPGKTELHRDILLRSDTFVEYPPQTRIEGEIQQMGADYPVTELWQVVSGRAPGRSSDGQITLFDSVGFAIEDFSALRYVREKLAGTDYFQKLDIIADPDDPRDLFGMLLRAA, encoded by the coding sequence ATGTCCGCACCGCTCCCATCGGAAAGAGCTTTCATTCCCTTCGTCAGCGTCGAGAACATGATGCGGCTTGTCCATCACATCGGCATCGAAACCGTGCTCATCGAACTCACGGACGCCATCGAAGCGGATTTCCGCCGCTGGGACCTCTTCGACAAGACGCCCCGCGTAGCTTCCCATTCGCATGACGGCGTCATCGAGCTGATGCCCACCTCGGATGGCGCCGTCTACAGCTTCAAATATGTCAACGGCCATCCGAAGAACATGGCGCAGGGACTGCAGACCGTGACCGCCTTCGGCCTGCTTGCAGAAGTCTCGACCGGATATCCGGTGCTTTTGACCGAAATGACGCTGCTGACGGCGCTGCGCACCGCTGCCACCTCGGCGATGGCGGCCAAACATCTGGCGCCGGCCAATTCGCGGCGCCTCACCCTGATCGGCAATGGCGCACAGGCGGAATTCCAGGCGCTGGCAATGAAGGCGGTCCTCGGCATCGAGGAAGTCCGCCTCTACGACATTGATCCGAGAGCAACCGAAAAGACCGTCCGCAATCTCGCCAGAACAGGCCTGCGTCTGGTGCCCTGCACCTCGGCTCAGGCTGCCATCGAAGGTGCCGATATCATCACGACGTGCACGGCCGACAAGCAATTCGCGACCATTTTGACGGACAACATGGTCGGCGCCGGCGTCCACATCAACGCCATCGGTGGCGATTGCCCGGGCAAGACGGAGCTCCACCGCGACATCCTGCTGCGCTCCGACACCTTCGTTGAATATCCGCCGCAGACACGCATCGAGGGCGAAATCCAGCAGATGGGCGCGGACTATCCGGTCACCGAACTCTGGCAGGTCGTCAGCGGCCGGGCGCCGGGCCGCAGCAGCGACGGGCAAATCACGCTCTTCGACAGCGTCGGCTTCGCGATCGAGGATTTTTCCGCTCTGCGCTATGTCCGCGAAAAGCTGGCCGGCACGGACTATTTCCAAAAGCTCGACATCATCGCCGATCCAGACGATCCGCGCGACCTCTTCGGCATGCTGCTGCGGGCAGCCTGA
- a CDS encoding PAS domain-containing sensor histidine kinase, translated as MADLISGFDWAATSLGPRSEWPACLTAAVDIMLPAQAQIVMFWGEDFIALYNDAYAPTIGDKHPRALGRPARENWAELWSDLEPLLRSVLHDGNAIVAKDRPFYIERYGYPETVYFDISYSPVRDADGSALGVFCIVNETTERVRTERALRESEELFRAVISQSATGFAQCELDGRFVLVNERFCEIVGYSERELLGMRTYDITYPDDLHENTRLFEMMMTTGESFEIEKRFIRKDGSLVWVANSVSGLKDSSGRIQRTAAIVTDISERKRAQEVERQLAAIVASSDDAILSIDLNMIITSWNSGAERLYGQSAEEAIGRSVMMLVPEDRSDEEPAILARIRSGQKVEPYETKRRNKNGELVDVLLSVSPIYDVYGRIVGASKTAHDISAKKEAERLQTVLVGELNHRVKNVLATVMAIARQTLGRDDVDKTSVETFEARLSSMARAHDLLIHGKWEQAELTEIIAQALSPYPKDRFEISGPAIKLAPRAVVSISLALHELATNAAKYGALSVPDGRIAITWSLESGGAERLKLRWQEAGGPTVTPPTRRGFGSRLIESLLAAELNGKVQISYEPSGLICEVDAAAGIGWDQDRGTAE; from the coding sequence ATGGCTGATCTTATCTCCGGCTTCGATTGGGCAGCCACTAGTCTTGGGCCTAGGTCGGAATGGCCCGCATGCCTTACAGCTGCCGTCGATATCATGCTCCCCGCCCAAGCTCAGATCGTTATGTTCTGGGGCGAGGACTTCATTGCACTTTACAACGACGCCTATGCGCCGACGATAGGTGACAAGCATCCTCGCGCACTCGGCCGGCCTGCGCGAGAAAACTGGGCCGAACTCTGGAGCGACCTCGAACCGCTCCTTCGCTCCGTCCTTCATGATGGCAACGCGATCGTTGCCAAGGACCGGCCTTTCTACATCGAGCGCTACGGCTATCCCGAAACGGTTTACTTCGACATTTCCTATTCGCCCGTCCGTGATGCGGACGGCAGCGCACTGGGTGTCTTCTGCATCGTCAACGAAACCACGGAACGGGTTCGAACGGAGCGGGCGTTGCGTGAAAGCGAAGAGCTGTTTCGCGCCGTCATCTCGCAATCGGCGACAGGGTTTGCCCAATGCGAACTCGATGGCCGTTTCGTCCTGGTGAACGAGCGCTTCTGCGAGATTGTCGGCTATTCGGAACGCGAACTCCTCGGCATGCGGACCTATGACATTACCTATCCGGACGATCTGCATGAGAATACCCGCCTGTTCGAAATGATGATGACGACGGGAGAAAGCTTCGAGATCGAAAAGCGCTTTATTCGCAAGGATGGCAGCCTCGTCTGGGTTGCAAACTCCGTTTCCGGTTTGAAAGACAGCTCGGGACGCATCCAGCGGACCGCCGCGATCGTCACCGATATCAGTGAACGCAAGCGTGCACAGGAGGTAGAGCGGCAATTGGCGGCGATTGTCGCCTCATCGGACGACGCCATCCTCAGCATCGATCTCAACATGATCATCACAAGCTGGAATAGCGGCGCGGAAAGGCTTTATGGACAATCGGCCGAAGAGGCCATCGGCCGGTCCGTGATGATGCTCGTTCCGGAGGACCGCAGTGACGAGGAGCCGGCGATTCTGGCGCGGATCCGTTCGGGCCAAAAGGTAGAGCCTTACGAAACCAAGCGGCGCAACAAGAACGGCGAGCTTGTCGATGTTCTCCTTAGCGTTTCGCCGATCTATGACGTCTATGGCCGGATCGTGGGGGCATCGAAGACCGCCCATGACATCAGCGCCAAGAAGGAGGCCGAGCGCCTGCAGACCGTGCTGGTCGGCGAGCTCAATCACCGTGTCAAGAATGTGCTCGCAACCGTCATGGCCATTGCACGCCAGACATTGGGAAGAGATGACGTCGACAAGACATCCGTCGAGACCTTCGAGGCAAGGCTCTCCTCAATGGCGCGTGCTCACGATTTGCTGATCCATGGCAAATGGGAGCAAGCCGAATTGACTGAAATCATAGCCCAGGCATTGTCGCCCTATCCGAAAGACCGGTTCGAAATCTCCGGCCCTGCCATCAAGCTTGCGCCGCGGGCCGTTGTCTCCATATCGCTCGCGCTGCATGAGCTTGCAACGAATGCGGCCAAATATGGCGCGCTTTCAGTGCCTGATGGACGCATTGCCATTACTTGGTCGCTGGAAAGCGGCGGGGCCGAACGCCTCAAGTTGCGGTGGCAGGAAGCAGGAGGACCAACCGTAACACCTCCGACCCGCAGGGGTTTCGGCTCCCGCCTGATAGAAAGTCTGCTGGCGGCAGAATTGAACGGCAAGGTCCAAATCAGCTACGAACCAAGCGGCTTGATCTGCGAAGTGGATGCTGCAGCCGGCATCGGCTGGGATCAGGATCGCGGAACGGCGGAATAA
- a CDS encoding Lrp/AsnC family transcriptional regulator, which yields MAALDAIDRNILRLLRLDARVSNAKLASEVGLSPSACLRRIKLMEQAGVIRGYTALVDTSQAEASIAVIINITLERQTEEHLDRFEAAVRKHPEIKECFLMTGGSDYLLRVEVANPGDFERIHKDILSTMPGVLRIHSSFSIRNVLATRPKGLR from the coding sequence ATGGCCGCTCTCGATGCCATCGACCGCAATATTCTCCGCCTGCTTCGACTTGATGCCCGTGTCAGCAACGCGAAGCTGGCAAGCGAAGTGGGACTATCGCCATCGGCCTGCCTGCGGCGCATCAAATTGATGGAGCAGGCCGGGGTAATCCGCGGTTACACGGCGCTGGTGGACACATCGCAGGCGGAGGCATCGATCGCCGTCATCATCAACATCACGCTCGAGCGGCAGACGGAAGAGCATCTCGATCGTTTCGAGGCGGCGGTGCGCAAACATCCCGAGATCAAGGAATGCTTTTTGATGACGGGCGGCTCCGACTATCTGCTGCGTGTCGAAGTCGCCAATCCCGGCGACTTCGAACGTATCCATAAGGATATCCTGTCGACCATGCCGGGAGTGCTGCGAATCCATTCGAGCTTCTCGATCCGCAACGTGCTTGCGACGCGGCCGAAGGGGCTGCGTTGA
- the alr gene encoding alanine racemase yields MDGGIVDSRAPKLAMDSGACGYLTVDLAALSRNYDKLSAIVAPAKTAAVVKADSYGLGANQVSKTLYGRGCRHFFVAHFIEALRLRPQLAGDAAIFVLNGLLPGNEATCADGGIVPVINSLDQLQQWSQTARSLQRRLPAVLQFDTGMSRLGIPPEDRGVVATHLQTSDDIDILFIMSHLASADEVGNEQNADQLAEMRRVAAEFPQYDVSFANSGGIFLGGDFHGVLARPGIALYGGAPTGGVANPMEAVVRLDVAVVQTRTVLEGARVGYGGVHVTKGRTRLATIAAGYADGLPRSLSDRGAVYYNGVRLPIVGRVSMDSATIDISALPEGALSFGSMVEVLGDHQTVDDLARDAGLISYEILTSLGHRFHRQYR; encoded by the coding sequence ATGGACGGCGGTATTGTGGATTCTCGGGCGCCAAAGTTGGCGATGGATAGTGGAGCATGTGGCTATCTGACGGTCGATCTGGCCGCACTATCCCGGAATTACGATAAGTTATCCGCCATCGTTGCGCCGGCAAAAACAGCTGCCGTCGTCAAGGCCGATTCCTATGGGCTCGGTGCCAATCAAGTCTCGAAAACGCTCTACGGGCGCGGGTGCCGGCATTTTTTCGTCGCCCATTTCATCGAGGCACTGCGGCTGCGGCCGCAACTCGCTGGCGATGCGGCGATTTTTGTCCTGAACGGCCTGTTGCCCGGCAACGAGGCTACCTGCGCCGATGGCGGCATCGTGCCTGTCATCAATTCGCTCGATCAGTTGCAGCAATGGTCGCAGACGGCACGCTCTCTTCAGCGCAGGCTGCCGGCGGTTCTGCAATTCGATACCGGCATGTCGCGCCTTGGCATTCCACCGGAAGATCGTGGCGTGGTTGCAACTCACCTGCAGACATCCGACGACATCGATATCCTGTTCATCATGAGCCACCTTGCCTCCGCAGATGAGGTCGGCAACGAACAAAACGCCGACCAGCTTGCCGAAATGCGCCGTGTCGCAGCGGAGTTTCCGCAGTACGATGTTTCGTTCGCAAACTCCGGCGGTATCTTTCTTGGCGGAGATTTCCATGGCGTACTGGCGCGCCCCGGGATTGCCCTCTATGGCGGCGCTCCGACCGGTGGCGTTGCCAACCCCATGGAGGCCGTCGTTCGGCTCGATGTCGCAGTCGTACAGACACGAACCGTTTTGGAAGGCGCTCGGGTCGGCTATGGCGGCGTGCATGTGACGAAGGGCCGGACCCGACTCGCGACGATCGCCGCCGGCTATGCCGATGGCCTGCCGCGCAGCCTCAGCGATCGCGGCGCGGTCTATTACAACGGCGTTCGCCTGCCGATCGTCGGCCGCGTCTCGATGGACAGCGCGACAATCGATATCAGCGCCTTACCTGAAGGCGCGCTCTCTTTCGGTAGCATGGTGGAAGTTCTTGGAGATCATCAGACCGTGGATGATCTTGCGCGCGACGCCGGCTTGATTTCCTACGAAATCCTGACCAGTCTCGGCCATCGCTTCCACCGTCAATATCGCTGA
- a CDS encoding D-amino acid dehydrogenase encodes MKVVVLGAGIIGVTSAYQLAKAGHEVTVIDRQQGPALETSFANAGEVSFGYCSPWAAPGIPMKAIKWLFMHHAPLILRPKVDGAMLSWLVKMLSNCTSERYAINKSRMLRLADYSRISLAELREETGIAYDERMQGTLQLFRTQAQLDASAKDVKALAADGIPYEVLDPDGCIRVEPALRHVRGKIVGGLLTPKDETGDCFKFTNALAAKAIELGVRFLYGTTIRGLDVPGGQVHAVMTDHGRVDADAIVVALGSYSPLLLKPLGISLSVYPVKGYSLTIPITDASRAPESTVMDETYKIAITRLGDRIRVGGMAEISGYTNDLGLARRQTLEHSVTDLFPGGDVAKASFWSGLRPMTPDGTPVIGPTKIKGLYLNTGHGTLGWTMSSGSARVISDLVSGRKPDIDATDLAISRYA; translated from the coding sequence ATGAAAGTCGTCGTTCTGGGTGCCGGCATCATCGGCGTGACGTCAGCCTATCAGCTTGCCAAGGCGGGCCACGAAGTCACGGTCATCGACCGGCAGCAGGGACCGGCGCTGGAGACGAGCTTTGCCAATGCCGGCGAAGTCTCTTTCGGCTACTGCTCGCCCTGGGCGGCCCCCGGCATTCCGATGAAGGCGATCAAGTGGCTGTTCATGCACCATGCGCCCCTCATCCTGCGCCCGAAGGTCGATGGCGCCATGCTCTCGTGGCTCGTCAAGATGCTGTCGAACTGCACGTCGGAACGCTACGCGATCAACAAGAGCCGCATGCTGCGCCTTGCCGATTATAGCCGCATTTCGCTCGCTGAGCTTCGTGAAGAGACGGGTATTGCCTATGACGAACGCATGCAGGGCACGCTGCAGCTTTTCCGCACGCAAGCGCAGCTCGATGCATCGGCCAAGGACGTCAAGGCCCTGGCAGCCGACGGCATTCCGTATGAGGTGCTCGATCCCGATGGCTGTATTCGCGTCGAACCAGCGCTCCGGCATGTCCGCGGCAAGATCGTCGGTGGCCTGCTGACGCCGAAGGACGAGACCGGCGACTGCTTTAAATTCACCAATGCACTTGCGGCAAAGGCGATCGAACTCGGCGTCCGGTTCCTGTACGGCACGACGATCAGAGGGCTCGACGTCCCGGGCGGGCAGGTGCATGCCGTCATGACCGATCATGGCCGCGTGGACGCGGATGCGATCGTCGTCGCGCTCGGCAGCTATTCGCCGCTTTTGCTGAAGCCGCTCGGCATCAGCCTGTCCGTCTATCCGGTCAAGGGTTACTCGCTGACGATCCCGATCACCGATGCCTCGCGCGCACCGGAATCGACCGTCATGGACGAAACCTACAAGATCGCCATCACCCGGCTTGGCGATCGCATCCGAGTCGGCGGAATGGCCGAGATTTCCGGCTATACCAACGATCTCGGCCTTGCCCGGCGCCAGACGCTCGAGCATTCCGTGACCGATCTCTTCCCCGGCGGCGATGTTGCAAAGGCATCCTTCTGGTCGGGCCTGCGGCCGATGACGCCGGATGGCACACCAGTCATCGGACCGACGAAGATCAAGGGGCTTTACCTCAATACCGGACACGGCACGCTCGGATGGACCATGAGTTCAGGCTCGGCGCGCGTCATCAGCGATCTCGTCAGTGGCCGCAAGCCTGATATCGACGCTACCGATCTCGCCATCAGCCGCTACGCCTGA
- a CDS encoding MFS transporter, translating to MVAEVLGTQARYQKTTMSVVMAVSTCHLLNDTMQSLLTSLYPMFRENYALDFVQIGLLTMMFQITASLLQPVVGIVTDKWPMPYSLPVGMVSTFAGLLLLGYAGSFGVLLIAASLIGFGSAVFHPEASRVARLASGGRHGLAQSLFQLGGNAGSAIGPLIAAFFVLQNGQKSVAWLSVLAVIGFIVLSWVGNWFINHRRQQSARPAPSRALPIARSKAMWALAILILLTATKNVYMASISSYFTFYVIDKFHLDVRDAQLMLFLFLGSVAVGTIMGGPVGDRLGARFVIWFSILGVIPFALLMPYANLFWTCVLTVVIGLVLASAFPAIVVFAQELIPGRVGLIGGIFFGFAFGAGGLGAAALGDFADTHGIPFVYTLCSYLPLLGLFTIFLPRISRH from the coding sequence ATGGTTGCGGAAGTCTTGGGCACGCAGGCCCGATATCAAAAGACGACGATGTCGGTCGTCATGGCCGTCAGCACGTGCCATCTGCTGAACGACACGATGCAGTCGCTTTTGACATCGCTCTACCCGATGTTCAGAGAGAATTATGCGCTCGATTTCGTGCAGATCGGCCTGCTGACGATGATGTTCCAGATCACCGCATCGCTGCTGCAGCCGGTGGTCGGTATCGTCACTGACAAATGGCCGATGCCCTATTCGCTGCCTGTGGGCATGGTAAGCACCTTTGCAGGCTTACTGCTGCTTGGCTATGCCGGCAGTTTCGGCGTTCTCCTGATCGCTGCAAGCTTGATCGGCTTCGGTTCGGCCGTCTTCCATCCGGAGGCTTCGCGCGTCGCCCGGCTGGCGTCGGGGGGACGCCATGGTCTGGCGCAGTCGCTATTCCAGCTCGGCGGCAATGCCGGTTCGGCAATCGGGCCGCTGATTGCCGCTTTCTTCGTCCTGCAGAACGGCCAAAAGAGCGTGGCCTGGCTTTCGGTGCTCGCGGTGATCGGGTTCATCGTTCTGAGCTGGGTCGGCAACTGGTTCATCAACCATCGCCGCCAGCAGTCGGCCCGTCCTGCACCGAGCCGGGCCTTGCCAATCGCACGCAGCAAGGCGATGTGGGCGCTTGCCATCCTCATCCTGCTGACCGCGACAAAGAATGTCTACATGGCGAGCATATCCAGCTATTTCACCTTCTACGTCATCGACAAGTTTCATCTCGATGTCCGCGATGCGCAGCTGATGCTGTTCCTCTTCCTCGGTTCGGTCGCCGTCGGCACGATCATGGGCGGGCCGGTGGGCGATCGTTTGGGTGCGCGTTTCGTGATCTGGTTCTCGATCCTCGGCGTCATCCCCTTTGCGCTGTTGATGCCCTATGCGAACCTGTTCTGGACCTGTGTCCTGACCGTCGTCATCGGTCTTGTGCTTGCCTCTGCCTTTCCGGCGATCGTGGTCTTTGCGCAAGAACTCATCCCCGGCCGCGTCGGGCTGATCGGCGGCATCTTCTTCGGCTTCGCCTTCGGTGCGGGTGGACTCGGGGCTGCGGCGCTCGGAGATTTTGCCGACACGCATGGCATCCCCTTCGTTTATACGCTCTGCTCGTATCTGCCGTTGTTGGGATTATTCACGATCTTCCTGCCACGAATTTCACGGCATTGA